Proteins encoded in a region of the Globicephala melas chromosome 1, mGloMel1.2, whole genome shotgun sequence genome:
- the IL24 gene encoding interleukin-24, whose protein sequence is MGSPVRMAALPCLSLILLLWSQGPGVQGQEFQFGPCQVEGVVLQELWEAFQAMKDTVQAQDNITSVQLLRKEVLQNVSEAESCYLIHALLEFYLNTVFKNYRDKAVEFRILKSFSTLANNFIVIVSKLQPSQEKEMFSISESARRRFLLFQRAFKQLDREAAVTKAFGEVDILLTWMEKFYQI, encoded by the exons ATGGGCTCTCCTGTGCGCATGGCTGCCCTTCCCTGCCTGAGTCTGATCCTGCTTCTCTGGAGCCAGGGGCCAGGGGTCCAGGGCCAAGAGTTCCAATTTGGGCCCTGCCAAGTAGAAGGGGTAGTTCTTCAGGAGCTGTGGGAAGCCTTCCAGGCCATGAAGGACACTGTG cAAGCTCAGGATAATATCACGAGCGTCCAGCTGCTGCGGAAGGAGGTTCTGCAGAATGTCTCG gagGCTGAAAGCTGCTACCTCATCCATGCCCTGCTGGAGTTCTACTTGAACACTGTCTTCAAAAACTACCGCGATAAGGCAGTTGAATTCAGGATCCTGAAGTCATTCTCTACTCTGGCCAACAACTTTATTGTCATCGTGTCCAAACTGCAACCCAGT CAGGAAAAGGAGATGTTTTCCATCAGTGAGAGTGCACGCAGGCGGTTTCTACTGTTCCAGCGAGCATTTAAACAG TTGGACAGAGAAGCAGCTGTGACTAAAGCCTTTGGAGAAGTGGACATTCTCTTGACCTGGATGGAGAAATTCTACCAGATCTGA
- the FCMR gene encoding immunoglobulin mu Fc receptor isoform X6: protein MDLWLWSLYFLPVAGALRVVPEVKVEGMLGGSVVIECPLPEMHVRIYLCRTIVESGGCATVVSNRNFVKKEFKNRVTLELCPDRNLFLVEMTELVESDSGVYACGAGMDTDRGKTQQVTLSVHSALSRRVRRLAVRMRALEASQRPLSQRPRVSQRPRVSQRPRTQNNVYSACPRRPRGVDAAGEGAAPLPCPGALAPPAPPQVSETPWLHAPSVKISCEYVSFYHQPAAKMEDTHSDDYVNIPCLTQLSSCPPGPRPWCQ from the exons ATGGACCTCTGGCTTTGGTCACTTTACTTCCTGCCAG TAGCTGGAGCCCTGAGGGTCGTTCCAGAAGTAAAGGTGGAGGGAATGCTGGGAGGATCCGTTGTTATCGAGTGCCCGCTTCCTGAAATGCATGTGAGGATATATCTGTGCCGGACAATTGTTGAGTCTGGAGGATGTGCCACCGTGGTGTCCAACAGGAACTTTGTCAAGAAGGAATTCAAGAATCGAGTCACACTGGAGCTGTGTCCAGACAGGAATCTGTTCCTGGTGGAGATGACAGAGCTGGTCGAGAGTGACAGCGGGGTCTATGCCTGTGGGGCAGGCATGGACACAGACCGGGGCAAGACCCAGCAGGTCACCCTGTCTGTTCACAGTG CTCTCTCCAGACGGGTCCGCCGACTGGCCGTGAGGATGCGCGCCCTGGAGGCCTCACAGCGGCCCCTGTCACAGCGGCCACGCGTGTCACAGCGGCCACGCGTGTCGCAGCGGCCACGCACCCAAAACAACGTCTACAGCGCCTGCCCTCGGCGCCCTCGGGGGGTGGACGCTGCTG GTGAAGGGGCGGCACCTCTCCCGTGCCCCGGAGCATTGGCGCCCCCAGCCCCGCCGCAG GTGTCGGAAACTCCCTGGCTCCATGCCCCATCTGTGAAGATCAGCTGTGAATATGTGAGCTTCTACCACCAGCCTGCTGCCAAGATGGAGGACACGCATTCCGATGACTACGTCAATATTCCCTGCCTGACTCAGCTCTCCAGCTGTCCCCCTGGGCCCAGACCTTGGTGCCAATGA
- the FCMR gene encoding immunoglobulin mu Fc receptor isoform X1, translating to MDLWLWSLYFLPVAGALRVVPEVKVEGMLGGSVVIECPLPEMHVRIYLCRTIVESGGCATVVSNRNFVKKEFKNRVTLELCPDRNLFLVEMTELVESDSGVYACGAGMDTDRGKTQQVTLSVHSDYGPFWEEEPMPEPPAWFNRFLQMRMPLWFQMPEHASSLEFISKVTTPAQRTEAPPAHHASPTTSITHRPRVYRASSAATAQPTTLLPSATASKTSAQEELLRLQTASYNHQTRLHRQSSLNQGPGPVSGMEDQGFYILTPTILGLILLALLGLVAKRVIQRRKALSRRVRRLAVRMRALEASQRPLSQRPRVSQRPRVSQRPRTQNNVYSACPRRPRGVDAAGEGAAPLPCPGALAPPAPPQVSETPWLHAPSVKISCEYVSFYHQPAAKMEDTHSDDYVNIPCLTQLSSCPPGPRPWCQ from the exons ATGGACCTCTGGCTTTGGTCACTTTACTTCCTGCCAG TAGCTGGAGCCCTGAGGGTCGTTCCAGAAGTAAAGGTGGAGGGAATGCTGGGAGGATCCGTTGTTATCGAGTGCCCGCTTCCTGAAATGCATGTGAGGATATATCTGTGCCGGACAATTGTTGAGTCTGGAGGATGTGCCACCGTGGTGTCCAACAGGAACTTTGTCAAGAAGGAATTCAAGAATCGAGTCACACTGGAGCTGTGTCCAGACAGGAATCTGTTCCTGGTGGAGATGACAGAGCTGGTCGAGAGTGACAGCGGGGTCTATGCCTGTGGGGCAGGCATGGACACAGACCGGGGCAAGACCCAGCAGGTCACCCTGTCTGTTCACAGTG ATTACGGGCCTTTCTGGGAAGAAGAGCCAATGCCTGAGCCTCCAGCATGGTTTAACAGATTTCTCCAAATGCGTATGCCCCTTTGGTTCCAGATGCCTGAACATGCCAGTTCTTTGGAATTCATATCCAAAG TAACCACACCAGCTCAAAGGACCGAGGCCCCTCCAGCACACCATGCCTCCCCCACCACCTCAATCACCCACCGCCCTCGAGTTTACAGGGCATCTTCAGCAGCAACTGCCCAGCCCACCACCCTCCTGCCATCTGCCACAGCCTCAAAAACCTCAGCACAGGAGGAACTGCTCAGGCTCCAGACGGCCAGCTACAACCACCAAACCAGGCTTCACAGGCAGAG tTCACTCAACCAGGGCCCAGGCCCCGTGTCTGGGATGGAAGACCAAGGCTTCTACATCCTGACCCCCACCATCCTGGGTCTCATCCTGCTGGCACTTCTGGGGCTGGTGGCGAAGAGGGTCATTCAGAGGAGGAAAG CTCTCTCCAGACGGGTCCGCCGACTGGCCGTGAGGATGCGCGCCCTGGAGGCCTCACAGCGGCCCCTGTCACAGCGGCCACGCGTGTCACAGCGGCCACGCGTGTCGCAGCGGCCACGCACCCAAAACAACGTCTACAGCGCCTGCCCTCGGCGCCCTCGGGGGGTGGACGCTGCTG GTGAAGGGGCGGCACCTCTCCCGTGCCCCGGAGCATTGGCGCCCCCAGCCCCGCCGCAG GTGTCGGAAACTCCCTGGCTCCATGCCCCATCTGTGAAGATCAGCTGTGAATATGTGAGCTTCTACCACCAGCCTGCTGCCAAGATGGAGGACACGCATTCCGATGACTACGTCAATATTCCCTGCCTGACTCAGCTCTCCAGCTGTCCCCCTGGGCCCAGACCTTGGTGCCAATGA
- the FCMR gene encoding immunoglobulin mu Fc receptor isoform X5, whose product MDLWLWSLYFLPVTTPAQRTEAPPAHHASPTTSITHRPRVYRASSAATAQPTTLLPSATASKTSAQEELLRLQTASYNHQTRLHRQSSLNQGPGPVSGMEDQGFYILTPTILGLILLALLGLVAKRVIQRRKALSRRVRRLAVRMRALEASQRPLSQRPRVSQRPRVSQRPRTQNNVYSACPRRPRGVDAAGEGAAPLPCPGALAPPAPPQVSETPWLHAPSVKISCEYVSFYHQPAAKMEDTHSDDYVNIPCLTQLSSCPPGPRPWCQ is encoded by the exons ATGGACCTCTGGCTTTGGTCACTTTACTTCCTGCCAG TAACCACACCAGCTCAAAGGACCGAGGCCCCTCCAGCACACCATGCCTCCCCCACCACCTCAATCACCCACCGCCCTCGAGTTTACAGGGCATCTTCAGCAGCAACTGCCCAGCCCACCACCCTCCTGCCATCTGCCACAGCCTCAAAAACCTCAGCACAGGAGGAACTGCTCAGGCTCCAGACGGCCAGCTACAACCACCAAACCAGGCTTCACAGGCAGAG tTCACTCAACCAGGGCCCAGGCCCCGTGTCTGGGATGGAAGACCAAGGCTTCTACATCCTGACCCCCACCATCCTGGGTCTCATCCTGCTGGCACTTCTGGGGCTGGTGGCGAAGAGGGTCATTCAGAGGAGGAAAG CTCTCTCCAGACGGGTCCGCCGACTGGCCGTGAGGATGCGCGCCCTGGAGGCCTCACAGCGGCCCCTGTCACAGCGGCCACGCGTGTCACAGCGGCCACGCGTGTCGCAGCGGCCACGCACCCAAAACAACGTCTACAGCGCCTGCCCTCGGCGCCCTCGGGGGGTGGACGCTGCTG GTGAAGGGGCGGCACCTCTCCCGTGCCCCGGAGCATTGGCGCCCCCAGCCCCGCCGCAG GTGTCGGAAACTCCCTGGCTCCATGCCCCATCTGTGAAGATCAGCTGTGAATATGTGAGCTTCTACCACCAGCCTGCTGCCAAGATGGAGGACACGCATTCCGATGACTACGTCAATATTCCCTGCCTGACTCAGCTCTCCAGCTGTCCCCCTGGGCCCAGACCTTGGTGCCAATGA
- the FCMR gene encoding immunoglobulin mu Fc receptor isoform X4 — protein MDLWLWSLYFLPDYGPFWEEEPMPEPPAWFNRFLQMRMPLWFQMPEHASSLEFISKVTTPAQRTEAPPAHHASPTTSITHRPRVYRASSAATAQPTTLLPSATASKTSAQEELLRLQTASYNHQTRLHRQSSLNQGPGPVSGMEDQGFYILTPTILGLILLALLGLVAKRVIQRRKALSRRVRRLAVRMRALEASQRPLSQRPRVSQRPRVSQRPRTQNNVYSACPRRPRGVDAAGEGAAPLPCPGALAPPAPPQVSETPWLHAPSVKISCEYVSFYHQPAAKMEDTHSDDYVNIPCLTQLSSCPPGPRPWCQ, from the exons ATGGACCTCTGGCTTTGGTCACTTTACTTCCTGCCAG ATTACGGGCCTTTCTGGGAAGAAGAGCCAATGCCTGAGCCTCCAGCATGGTTTAACAGATTTCTCCAAATGCGTATGCCCCTTTGGTTCCAGATGCCTGAACATGCCAGTTCTTTGGAATTCATATCCAAAG TAACCACACCAGCTCAAAGGACCGAGGCCCCTCCAGCACACCATGCCTCCCCCACCACCTCAATCACCCACCGCCCTCGAGTTTACAGGGCATCTTCAGCAGCAACTGCCCAGCCCACCACCCTCCTGCCATCTGCCACAGCCTCAAAAACCTCAGCACAGGAGGAACTGCTCAGGCTCCAGACGGCCAGCTACAACCACCAAACCAGGCTTCACAGGCAGAG tTCACTCAACCAGGGCCCAGGCCCCGTGTCTGGGATGGAAGACCAAGGCTTCTACATCCTGACCCCCACCATCCTGGGTCTCATCCTGCTGGCACTTCTGGGGCTGGTGGCGAAGAGGGTCATTCAGAGGAGGAAAG CTCTCTCCAGACGGGTCCGCCGACTGGCCGTGAGGATGCGCGCCCTGGAGGCCTCACAGCGGCCCCTGTCACAGCGGCCACGCGTGTCACAGCGGCCACGCGTGTCGCAGCGGCCACGCACCCAAAACAACGTCTACAGCGCCTGCCCTCGGCGCCCTCGGGGGGTGGACGCTGCTG GTGAAGGGGCGGCACCTCTCCCGTGCCCCGGAGCATTGGCGCCCCCAGCCCCGCCGCAG GTGTCGGAAACTCCCTGGCTCCATGCCCCATCTGTGAAGATCAGCTGTGAATATGTGAGCTTCTACCACCAGCCTGCTGCCAAGATGGAGGACACGCATTCCGATGACTACGTCAATATTCCCTGCCTGACTCAGCTCTCCAGCTGTCCCCCTGGGCCCAGACCTTGGTGCCAATGA
- the FCMR gene encoding immunoglobulin mu Fc receptor isoform X3 has product MDLWLWSLYFLPVAGALRVVPEVKVEGMLGGSVVIECPLPEMHVRIYLCRTIVESGGCATVVSNRNFVKKEFKNRVTLELCPDRNLFLVEMTELVESDSGVYACGAGMDTDRGKTQQVTLSVHSDYGPFWEEEPMPEPPAWFNRFLQMRMPLWFQMPEHASSLEFISKVTTPAQRTEAPPAHHASPTTSITHRPRVYRASSAATAQPTTLLPSATASKTSAQEELLRLQTASYNHQTRLHRQSSLNQGPGPVSGMEDQGFYILTPTILGLILLALLGLVAKRVIQRRKGEGAAPLPCPGALAPPAPPQVSETPWLHAPSVKISCEYVSFYHQPAAKMEDTHSDDYVNIPCLTQLSSCPPGPRPWCQ; this is encoded by the exons ATGGACCTCTGGCTTTGGTCACTTTACTTCCTGCCAG TAGCTGGAGCCCTGAGGGTCGTTCCAGAAGTAAAGGTGGAGGGAATGCTGGGAGGATCCGTTGTTATCGAGTGCCCGCTTCCTGAAATGCATGTGAGGATATATCTGTGCCGGACAATTGTTGAGTCTGGAGGATGTGCCACCGTGGTGTCCAACAGGAACTTTGTCAAGAAGGAATTCAAGAATCGAGTCACACTGGAGCTGTGTCCAGACAGGAATCTGTTCCTGGTGGAGATGACAGAGCTGGTCGAGAGTGACAGCGGGGTCTATGCCTGTGGGGCAGGCATGGACACAGACCGGGGCAAGACCCAGCAGGTCACCCTGTCTGTTCACAGTG ATTACGGGCCTTTCTGGGAAGAAGAGCCAATGCCTGAGCCTCCAGCATGGTTTAACAGATTTCTCCAAATGCGTATGCCCCTTTGGTTCCAGATGCCTGAACATGCCAGTTCTTTGGAATTCATATCCAAAG TAACCACACCAGCTCAAAGGACCGAGGCCCCTCCAGCACACCATGCCTCCCCCACCACCTCAATCACCCACCGCCCTCGAGTTTACAGGGCATCTTCAGCAGCAACTGCCCAGCCCACCACCCTCCTGCCATCTGCCACAGCCTCAAAAACCTCAGCACAGGAGGAACTGCTCAGGCTCCAGACGGCCAGCTACAACCACCAAACCAGGCTTCACAGGCAGAG tTCACTCAACCAGGGCCCAGGCCCCGTGTCTGGGATGGAAGACCAAGGCTTCTACATCCTGACCCCCACCATCCTGGGTCTCATCCTGCTGGCACTTCTGGGGCTGGTGGCGAAGAGGGTCATTCAGAGGAGGAAAG GTGAAGGGGCGGCACCTCTCCCGTGCCCCGGAGCATTGGCGCCCCCAGCCCCGCCGCAG GTGTCGGAAACTCCCTGGCTCCATGCCCCATCTGTGAAGATCAGCTGTGAATATGTGAGCTTCTACCACCAGCCTGCTGCCAAGATGGAGGACACGCATTCCGATGACTACGTCAATATTCCCTGCCTGACTCAGCTCTCCAGCTGTCCCCCTGGGCCCAGACCTTGGTGCCAATGA
- the FCMR gene encoding immunoglobulin mu Fc receptor isoform X7, with translation MDLWLWSLYFLPDYGPFWEEEPMPEPPAWFNRFLQMRMPLWFQMPEHASSLEFISKVTTPAQRTEAPPAHHASPTTSITHRPRVYRASSAATAQPTTLLPSATASKTSAQEELLRLQTASYNHQTRLHRQRRVRRLAVRMRALEASQRPLSQRPRVSQRPRVSQRPRTQNNVYSACPRRPRGVDAAGEGAAPLPCPGALAPPAPPQVSETPWLHAPSVKISCEYVSFYHQPAAKMEDTHSDDYVNIPCLTQLSSCPPGPRPWCQ, from the exons ATGGACCTCTGGCTTTGGTCACTTTACTTCCTGCCAG ATTACGGGCCTTTCTGGGAAGAAGAGCCAATGCCTGAGCCTCCAGCATGGTTTAACAGATTTCTCCAAATGCGTATGCCCCTTTGGTTCCAGATGCCTGAACATGCCAGTTCTTTGGAATTCATATCCAAAG TAACCACACCAGCTCAAAGGACCGAGGCCCCTCCAGCACACCATGCCTCCCCCACCACCTCAATCACCCACCGCCCTCGAGTTTACAGGGCATCTTCAGCAGCAACTGCCCAGCCCACCACCCTCCTGCCATCTGCCACAGCCTCAAAAACCTCAGCACAGGAGGAACTGCTCAGGCTCCAGACGGCCAGCTACAACCACCAAACCAGGCTTCACAGGCAGAG ACGGGTCCGCCGACTGGCCGTGAGGATGCGCGCCCTGGAGGCCTCACAGCGGCCCCTGTCACAGCGGCCACGCGTGTCACAGCGGCCACGCGTGTCGCAGCGGCCACGCACCCAAAACAACGTCTACAGCGCCTGCCCTCGGCGCCCTCGGGGGGTGGACGCTGCTG GTGAAGGGGCGGCACCTCTCCCGTGCCCCGGAGCATTGGCGCCCCCAGCCCCGCCGCAG GTGTCGGAAACTCCCTGGCTCCATGCCCCATCTGTGAAGATCAGCTGTGAATATGTGAGCTTCTACCACCAGCCTGCTGCCAAGATGGAGGACACGCATTCCGATGACTACGTCAATATTCCCTGCCTGACTCAGCTCTCCAGCTGTCCCCCTGGGCCCAGACCTTGGTGCCAATGA
- the FCMR gene encoding immunoglobulin mu Fc receptor isoform X2: MDLWLWSLYFLPVAGALRVVPEVKVEGMLGGSVVIECPLPEMHVRIYLCRTIVESGGCATVVSNRNFVKKEFKNRVTLELCPDRNLFLVEMTELVESDSGVYACGAGMDTDRGKTQQVTLSVHSDYGPFWEEEPMPEPPAWFNRFLQMRMPLWFQMPEHASSLEFISKVTTPAQRTEAPPAHHASPTTSITHRPRVYRASSAATAQPTTLLPSATASKTSAQEELLRLQTASYNHQTRLHRQRRVRRLAVRMRALEASQRPLSQRPRVSQRPRVSQRPRTQNNVYSACPRRPRGVDAAGEGAAPLPCPGALAPPAPPQVSETPWLHAPSVKISCEYVSFYHQPAAKMEDTHSDDYVNIPCLTQLSSCPPGPRPWCQ, from the exons ATGGACCTCTGGCTTTGGTCACTTTACTTCCTGCCAG TAGCTGGAGCCCTGAGGGTCGTTCCAGAAGTAAAGGTGGAGGGAATGCTGGGAGGATCCGTTGTTATCGAGTGCCCGCTTCCTGAAATGCATGTGAGGATATATCTGTGCCGGACAATTGTTGAGTCTGGAGGATGTGCCACCGTGGTGTCCAACAGGAACTTTGTCAAGAAGGAATTCAAGAATCGAGTCACACTGGAGCTGTGTCCAGACAGGAATCTGTTCCTGGTGGAGATGACAGAGCTGGTCGAGAGTGACAGCGGGGTCTATGCCTGTGGGGCAGGCATGGACACAGACCGGGGCAAGACCCAGCAGGTCACCCTGTCTGTTCACAGTG ATTACGGGCCTTTCTGGGAAGAAGAGCCAATGCCTGAGCCTCCAGCATGGTTTAACAGATTTCTCCAAATGCGTATGCCCCTTTGGTTCCAGATGCCTGAACATGCCAGTTCTTTGGAATTCATATCCAAAG TAACCACACCAGCTCAAAGGACCGAGGCCCCTCCAGCACACCATGCCTCCCCCACCACCTCAATCACCCACCGCCCTCGAGTTTACAGGGCATCTTCAGCAGCAACTGCCCAGCCCACCACCCTCCTGCCATCTGCCACAGCCTCAAAAACCTCAGCACAGGAGGAACTGCTCAGGCTCCAGACGGCCAGCTACAACCACCAAACCAGGCTTCACAGGCAGAG ACGGGTCCGCCGACTGGCCGTGAGGATGCGCGCCCTGGAGGCCTCACAGCGGCCCCTGTCACAGCGGCCACGCGTGTCACAGCGGCCACGCGTGTCGCAGCGGCCACGCACCCAAAACAACGTCTACAGCGCCTGCCCTCGGCGCCCTCGGGGGGTGGACGCTGCTG GTGAAGGGGCGGCACCTCTCCCGTGCCCCGGAGCATTGGCGCCCCCAGCCCCGCCGCAG GTGTCGGAAACTCCCTGGCTCCATGCCCCATCTGTGAAGATCAGCTGTGAATATGTGAGCTTCTACCACCAGCCTGCTGCCAAGATGGAGGACACGCATTCCGATGACTACGTCAATATTCCCTGCCTGACTCAGCTCTCCAGCTGTCCCCCTGGGCCCAGACCTTGGTGCCAATGA